A stretch of the Comamonas testosteroni TK102 genome encodes the following:
- a CDS encoding molybdopterin-containing oxidoreductase family protein, translating into MPHIVQVRGACPHDCPDTCALVTTVIDGTATKVQGNADHGHTGGVLCAKVSKYTERTYHTGRVLQPLKRSGPKGSGQFTPVSWDEALSDIAQRLHGIARRAPEAILPYSYAGTMGLVQAESMDRRFFHQLGSSLLDRTICASAGSEALTATYGGKLGMRVEFFAESQLILIWGSNSIASNLHFWRYAQEAKRQGAKLICIDPRKSETADKCHEHLQLLPGTDAALALALMHELIVHDWLDHDYIAQHTLGWEALRARALQWPPERAASVCGLSVEQIQSLAREYGTTRPAAIRLNYGMQRARGGGNAVRAVACLPALVGAWRHRAGGLLLSASGVSPFNRTALQLPQLLGERRPRTLNMSQIGDVLLHEGGAGFGPKVEAVLVYNSNPVAVAPESAKVAAGFAREDLFTVVLEHFMTDTADHADYVLPATTQLEHWDIHGSYGHTDVLLNRPAIAPQGQARSNAQIFRDLAMHMARLDPAFAAACFSESDEALCRAAVAHTAIDFEDLLQQGFAHIPLPDAPFAEGGFATASGKCEFDNPALARLGVNTLPDYLPNYEPPTAAYPLAMISPPARNFLNSSFANVASLSRMEERPLLEMHPDDATERGIADGDPLRVFNRRGEHVCHAAINGRARAGVVVGLGIWWRKQGANGTNVNELTHQQLTDIGRAPCFYDCAVQVEKFKDLSL; encoded by the coding sequence ATGCCTCATATCGTTCAAGTACGCGGCGCCTGCCCGCATGACTGTCCGGACACCTGCGCCCTGGTCACCACGGTGATCGACGGCACGGCCACCAAGGTCCAAGGCAATGCGGACCATGGACACACGGGCGGCGTGCTTTGTGCCAAGGTCAGCAAGTACACGGAGCGCACCTACCACACCGGGCGGGTGCTGCAGCCGCTCAAACGCAGCGGCCCCAAGGGCAGCGGCCAGTTCACTCCCGTGAGCTGGGACGAAGCCCTGAGCGATATTGCCCAGCGCCTGCACGGGATTGCCCGGCGCGCGCCCGAAGCCATACTGCCCTACAGCTATGCCGGCACCATGGGTCTGGTGCAGGCAGAAAGCATGGACCGGCGCTTTTTCCACCAGCTTGGCTCCAGCCTGCTGGACCGCACCATCTGCGCCAGCGCCGGCAGCGAGGCACTTACCGCTACCTATGGCGGCAAACTGGGCATGCGCGTGGAGTTCTTTGCCGAAAGCCAGCTGATCCTGATCTGGGGCAGCAACAGCATTGCCAGCAATCTGCATTTCTGGCGCTATGCGCAGGAAGCCAAGCGCCAGGGCGCCAAGCTGATCTGCATAGACCCGCGCAAGAGCGAAACCGCCGACAAATGCCACGAGCACCTGCAGCTTCTGCCCGGCACCGATGCGGCACTGGCATTGGCGCTGATGCACGAGCTGATCGTGCACGACTGGCTGGACCACGACTACATCGCGCAACACACCCTGGGCTGGGAGGCACTCAGGGCCAGAGCCTTGCAGTGGCCGCCCGAGCGCGCCGCCAGTGTCTGCGGCCTGAGCGTGGAACAGATTCAATCCTTGGCACGCGAATACGGCACGACCAGGCCTGCGGCCATTCGCCTCAATTACGGCATGCAGCGCGCGCGCGGCGGCGGCAATGCCGTACGTGCCGTCGCCTGCCTCCCGGCCCTTGTCGGCGCCTGGCGTCACCGCGCGGGAGGACTGCTGCTGTCCGCCTCTGGCGTCTCACCGTTCAACCGCACGGCGCTCCAGCTGCCACAGTTGCTGGGCGAGCGCCGCCCACGCACACTGAACATGAGCCAGATTGGCGATGTGCTCCTGCATGAGGGCGGCGCCGGCTTCGGCCCCAAGGTGGAAGCCGTCCTGGTCTACAACAGCAACCCCGTCGCCGTGGCGCCCGAGTCTGCCAAGGTGGCTGCGGGCTTTGCGCGCGAAGACCTGTTCACCGTGGTTCTCGAGCATTTCATGACCGACACCGCAGACCATGCCGACTATGTGCTGCCCGCCACCACGCAGCTAGAGCATTGGGACATCCACGGCAGCTACGGTCATACCGACGTACTGCTGAATCGCCCGGCGATTGCCCCCCAGGGCCAGGCACGCAGCAATGCGCAGATCTTTCGCGATCTGGCCATGCATATGGCCAGGCTGGACCCCGCTTTTGCGGCAGCATGTTTCTCGGAGTCCGACGAAGCTCTTTGCCGTGCAGCGGTTGCACATACTGCGATTGATTTCGAAGACCTTCTGCAGCAGGGCTTTGCCCATATTCCGCTGCCCGATGCGCCATTTGCCGAAGGTGGCTTTGCGACGGCTTCGGGCAAATGCGAATTCGACAACCCCGCCCTGGCGCGGTTGGGCGTCAACACCCTGCCCGACTATCTGCCCAACTACGAACCGCCCACGGCCGCCTACCCGCTGGCCATGATCTCGCCGCCGGCACGCAACTTCCTCAACAGCAGCTTTGCCAATGTGGCCAGTCTGTCCCGTATGGAAGAGCGCCCGCTGCTGGAGATGCATCCCGATGACGCGACTGAGCGCGGCATTGCCGACGGCGACCCGCTGCGTGTCTTCAACCGGCGCGGCGAGCATGTCTGCCATGCCGCCATCAACGGCCGTGCTCGCGCAGGCGTGGTGGTGGGCCTGGGCATCTGGTGGCGCAAGCAGGGAGCCAATGGCACGAACGTGAACGAGCTGACGCATCAGCAGCTCACCGACATAGGCCGGGCCCCCTGCTTCTACGACTGTGCAGTGCAGGTGGAAAAGTTCAAGGACTTGTCGCTGTAG
- a CDS encoding sensor domain-containing diguanylate cyclase, translating into MKKSLPWQRRLAPTRLDLRRLILVLTICSALIPFLNTFYAGYLVQRQQLIDNTLEGHHAYATKLAKSTDDFLQSALQQLEYSASLMGAHMDDMGYLAKEATRLRLQTKSFNSVTIIDPTGYVLATSPETLQIKGKTLQSAGVTQTLSTRGPVISQPYMSTAGNYIVFVSQPIFGPQGEFLGAVGGSIYLKEDSILDTLLGSHFYQDGTYVYVVDRNKHIIYHPDNHRVGDQVINNDVINAVIRGESGTAPVVNSKGVEMLAGYAVIHASGWGIVAQRPKAATLAPLNKMMRSVLYKTLPIALLMLVVIWWSARRISSPLRQLANGAHDMDKPETAQNIQAVKSWYFESYELKKAMLKGLNLLQRNITKLREDVNTDPLTGLGNRRHLEAAITAFQTQALPFSVIAIDIDHFKRINDGFGHDTGDEVLRQLARTMREVSRIDDVPCRMGGEEFLLLLPGTAPEAAAHAAERLRQLVEKMEMPPVGHITISLGVAHWPDSAPDIKAVFQQADAMLYAAKRGGRNRVMVSEASVPPGEL; encoded by the coding sequence GTGAAGAAATCTCTCCCCTGGCAACGCCGCCTCGCACCGACCCGACTTGACCTGCGCCGCCTGATTCTGGTCCTGACCATCTGCAGCGCGCTGATCCCGTTTCTCAATACCTTCTACGCCGGCTATCTGGTGCAGCGCCAGCAGCTGATAGACAACACGCTGGAAGGTCACCACGCCTACGCGACCAAGCTGGCCAAGAGCACGGATGACTTTCTGCAGTCCGCCCTGCAACAACTGGAATACAGCGCCAGTCTGATGGGGGCGCACATGGATGACATGGGCTATCTGGCCAAAGAGGCCACGCGTCTGCGCCTTCAGACCAAGAGCTTCAACTCCGTCACCATCATCGACCCCACGGGCTATGTGCTGGCGACATCGCCCGAAACCCTGCAGATCAAGGGCAAGACGCTGCAAAGTGCCGGGGTGACACAGACCTTGAGCACCCGCGGCCCGGTCATCAGCCAGCCCTATATGTCCACTGCCGGAAACTACATCGTATTTGTCTCGCAGCCCATTTTCGGTCCTCAGGGCGAATTTCTGGGAGCGGTGGGCGGCAGCATCTACCTCAAGGAAGACAGCATTCTCGACACCCTGCTGGGCTCGCACTTCTACCAGGACGGCACCTATGTCTATGTGGTGGACAGAAACAAGCACATCATCTATCACCCCGACAACCACCGTGTGGGCGATCAGGTGATCAACAACGATGTCATCAACGCGGTCATCCGCGGCGAGTCGGGCACGGCACCTGTCGTCAACAGCAAGGGCGTGGAAATGCTGGCCGGCTATGCCGTGATCCACGCCTCGGGCTGGGGCATCGTGGCCCAGCGCCCCAAGGCTGCCACGCTGGCGCCGCTCAACAAGATGATGCGCTCCGTGCTCTACAAGACCCTGCCCATCGCCCTGCTGATGCTGGTGGTCATCTGGTGGAGCGCACGCCGCATTTCCAGCCCGCTGCGCCAGCTGGCCAATGGCGCGCACGATATGGACAAGCCCGAAACCGCGCAGAACATTCAGGCCGTCAAGTCATGGTACTTCGAGTCTTATGAACTCAAGAAAGCCATGCTCAAGGGCCTGAACCTGCTGCAACGCAACATCACCAAGCTGCGCGAAGACGTGAACACCGATCCGCTGACGGGTCTGGGCAACCGCCGCCATCTGGAAGCCGCCATCACCGCCTTCCAGACGCAGGCACTGCCGTTCTCGGTGATTGCCATCGACATCGATCACTTCAAGCGCATCAACGACGGCTTCGGCCACGATACGGGCGACGAGGTACTCAGGCAGCTCGCGCGCACCATGCGCGAGGTCTCTCGTATCGACGACGTGCCCTGCCGTATGGGTGGCGAGGAGTTTCTGCTGCTGCTGCCCGGCACGGCGCCGGAGGCGGCCGCGCATGCCGCCGAGCGACTGCGTCAGCTGGTCGAGAAGATGGAGATGCCACCGGTGGGCCACATCACCATTTCGCTGGGCGTGGCCCACTGGCCCGACAGCGCTCCCGATATCAAGGCCGTCTTCCAGCAGGCCGATGCCATGCTTTATGCAGCCAAGCGTGGCGGACGCAATCGCGTCATGGTCAGCGAAGCCAGCGTGCCTCCCGGCGAACTCTGA
- a CDS encoding flavin monoamine oxidase family protein, giving the protein MPEPSKHVSRRQLLSMIGKVAGGSAMYQAMSSLGYAAESHYNGPVKLGNARPGASVLVLGAGLAGMVAAHELRAAGYKVQLLEYQSRAGGRCWTLRGGDEFSELDGTRQTVGFAKGNYFNPGPWRVPYHHHAMLDYYKRFGIKLEAFNQVNYNAYLHNSKALAGKPQRFRHVQTDVYGHVAELLAKATNQGALDQSVSQEDKERLLESLKAWGVLDKEYRYRASNAVSDFRGYDIDPGGGLMALAKPSTPMGLHELLESNLWRQMGVGNIYEFHSAIFQPEGGMDMLAQAMARDLGSAIRYNAKVTRIAQNDKGVTVDYVDTLKPGATLQARADWCVCTIPLSILSQIEVQAGSAMQNAIAAVPYGSSMKVGLEFKRRFWEEDERIYGGISYTDLPIQQISYPSTGYMGRGPAVLLGAYSFENSNSYRFSSLKPAERVRLALEYGAQIHPQYKQEFLNGVSVAWHRMPWINGCFGNWTDAMREQHYKDLTQVDGRLVLAGEHVSYIPAWQEGAVLSSLDAIQRLHAKASSL; this is encoded by the coding sequence ATGCCAGAGCCAAGCAAGCATGTCAGCCGCAGACAACTGCTCTCGATGATCGGAAAGGTCGCGGGCGGCAGTGCCATGTACCAGGCCATGAGTTCACTGGGTTATGCAGCCGAATCGCATTACAACGGTCCGGTCAAGCTCGGCAACGCCAGGCCGGGCGCATCGGTTCTGGTGCTGGGCGCTGGCCTGGCAGGCATGGTGGCCGCTCATGAGTTGCGCGCTGCGGGCTACAAGGTGCAGTTGCTTGAATACCAGAGCCGCGCCGGAGGCCGCTGCTGGACGCTGCGCGGCGGCGACGAGTTCAGCGAACTGGACGGCACGCGCCAGACAGTGGGCTTTGCCAAGGGCAACTATTTCAACCCCGGCCCCTGGCGCGTGCCCTACCACCACCATGCGATGCTGGACTACTACAAGCGCTTCGGCATCAAGCTCGAAGCCTTCAACCAGGTCAACTACAACGCCTATCTGCACAACAGCAAGGCCCTGGCCGGCAAACCCCAGCGCTTTCGCCATGTGCAGACCGATGTCTATGGCCATGTAGCCGAGCTGCTCGCCAAGGCCACCAACCAGGGCGCACTGGACCAGAGCGTCAGCCAGGAAGACAAGGAGCGCCTGCTGGAGAGCCTGAAGGCCTGGGGCGTGCTGGACAAGGAGTACCGCTACCGCGCCAGCAACGCGGTCAGCGATTTCCGCGGCTACGACATCGACCCCGGCGGCGGCCTGATGGCGCTGGCCAAACCTTCGACGCCGATGGGCCTGCACGAACTGCTGGAATCCAATCTGTGGCGCCAGATGGGCGTGGGCAATATCTACGAGTTCCACAGCGCCATCTTCCAGCCCGAGGGCGGCATGGACATGCTGGCCCAGGCCATGGCGCGCGATCTGGGCTCGGCCATCCGCTACAACGCCAAGGTCACCAGGATCGCCCAGAACGACAAGGGCGTGACCGTCGACTATGTGGACACCCTCAAGCCCGGTGCCACGCTGCAGGCCCGTGCCGACTGGTGCGTTTGCACGATTCCGCTGTCCATCCTGAGCCAGATCGAGGTGCAGGCCGGCAGCGCCATGCAGAACGCGATTGCTGCCGTGCCCTATGGCAGCTCCATGAAGGTGGGCCTGGAGTTCAAGCGCCGCTTCTGGGAAGAGGACGAGCGCATCTATGGCGGCATCAGCTACACCGATCTGCCGATCCAGCAGATCTCCTACCCCTCCACTGGCTATATGGGCCGCGGCCCCGCCGTGCTGCTGGGCGCCTATTCCTTCGAGAACTCCAACAGCTATCGCTTCTCCTCGCTCAAACCGGCCGAGCGCGTTCGCCTGGCGCTGGAGTACGGCGCGCAGATCCATCCGCAATACAAGCAGGAGTTCCTCAACGGCGTATCGGTCGCCTGGCATCGCATGCCCTGGATCAACGGCTGCTTCGGCAACTGGACCGACGCAATGCGCGAGCAGCACTACAAGGACCTGACCCAGGTCGACGGGCGCCTGGTGCTGGCGGGCGAGCATGTCTCGTACATCCCCGCCTGGCAGGAAGGTGCCGTGCTGTCCTCGCTGGATGCAATCCAGCGTCTGCACGCCAAGGCATCCAGCCTCTGA
- a CDS encoding c-type cytochrome: protein MHSLHRLCAAGALALGLSGAVLAQSHGVKTQDVKNLQTLQSAAVLSISPADTQALMQNFSTVRPRFSQSGGETLYQAICQGCHMVKGEGAKGAGFYPALASNPKLAAAAYPASVVMNGLHGMPSFASKLSDEQIADVVNYVRSSFGNQYPDKLSAADVKPFRVTP from the coding sequence ATGCACAGCTTGCACCGTCTTTGCGCCGCTGGCGCCCTGGCCCTGGGTCTCTCCGGCGCCGTCCTGGCCCAATCACATGGCGTGAAAACCCAGGATGTGAAAAACCTGCAAACGCTGCAGTCTGCGGCAGTCCTGTCCATCTCGCCCGCCGACACCCAGGCACTGATGCAGAACTTCTCGACAGTCCGCCCACGCTTCAGCCAGAGCGGCGGAGAAACCCTGTACCAGGCCATCTGCCAGGGCTGCCACATGGTCAAGGGCGAAGGTGCCAAGGGAGCGGGCTTCTACCCAGCGCTGGCCTCCAACCCCAAGCTGGCGGCCGCAGCCTACCCGGCCTCGGTCGTCATGAACGGCCTGCACGGCATGCCGTCCTTTGCCAGCAAGCTGTCCGACGAGCAGATTGCAGACGTCGTGAACTATGTGCGCAGCAGCTTCGGCAATCAGTACCCGGACAAACTGTCTGCTGCCGATGTCAAACCCTTTCGCGTCACCCCATAA
- a CDS encoding RidA family protein, protein MNFPSLFKTATTAALLGTAALITGCAATTSGSGDVLRYKTPGSTFPIAAAVEIPTDARTVYLSGKVPPAVDKSRTATDPAAYGGDTEGQTVAILKGLEEQLKSMNLTMSDVVKMQVFLVADPAKGNKMDFAGFMRGYTQFFGTAAQPNLPARSAFQIAALANPAWYVEIEVVAVRAAKPVK, encoded by the coding sequence ATGAACTTCCCCTCCCTCTTCAAGACCGCCACCACCGCCGCCCTGCTGGGTACGGCAGCATTGATCACCGGCTGCGCTGCCACCACCTCCGGCAGCGGCGATGTGCTGCGCTACAAGACACCGGGCTCGACCTTCCCCATCGCCGCAGCCGTGGAAATCCCCACCGATGCCCGCACCGTCTACCTCTCCGGCAAGGTGCCGCCCGCGGTGGACAAGTCCAGGACCGCCACTGATCCTGCGGCCTACGGCGGCGATACCGAGGGCCAGACCGTCGCCATCCTCAAGGGCCTGGAAGAGCAGCTCAAGAGCATGAATCTCACCATGAGCGATGTGGTGAAAATGCAGGTCTTCCTGGTGGCCGACCCCGCCAAGGGCAACAAGATGGACTTTGCCGGCTTCATGCGTGGCTACACCCAGTTCTTTGGCACGGCCGCCCAACCCAACCTGCCCGCACGCTCGGCCTTCCAGATTGCTGCCCTGGCCAACCCGGCCTGGTATGTGGAAATCGAGGTCGTGGCCGTGCGCGCCGCCAAGCCCGTCAAGTAA
- a CDS encoding MFS transporter, translating to MPDSPKTASGSFAPLAIPVFAVLWAATVLGNIGSFMRDVASAWMVTELSSSPTAVALIQTAATLPVFLLAIPAGVLSDILDRRRFLIGVQVLLGAVSGTLLVLAQTNTLTVEYLVALTFVGGIGAALMGPTWQSIVPELVPRSELKSAVALNSLGINIARAIGPAAGGLLLASFGAAAAYGLDVLSYVFVIAALIWWKRPKAEASALNEQFFGAFRAGVRYARASRELHVVLLRAAVFFLFASSVWALLPLVARRMLGGTAGFYGVMLGAVGAGAILGAVLLPKLRKRLDTDGLVLLASVVTALVMGALTLAPPQWAAVALMLVLGLGWIVALTTLNGVAQAVLPNWVRGRGLAIYLMVFNGAMALGSLGWGLIAGQLGLPVTLLIGAVGLVLVSLVFHRVKLPTGEADLQPSNHWPEPLLADPLAHDRGPVMIQIEYRIANQDLVAFFQAMQQVAQERRRDGAYAWGVAEHTGEPGRVIEWFLVESWAEHLRQHGRVSKADADLQAAALRYHQGPDKPVVHHFLALDARSAQQATVSPAH from the coding sequence ATGCCGGATAGCCCAAAAACCGCCTCGGGCAGCTTTGCGCCCCTGGCCATCCCCGTCTTTGCTGTGCTGTGGGCCGCCACGGTGCTGGGCAATATCGGCAGCTTCATGCGCGATGTGGCCAGCGCCTGGATGGTGACGGAACTCTCTTCCAGCCCCACGGCCGTCGCGCTGATCCAGACGGCGGCCACGCTGCCCGTCTTCCTGCTGGCCATTCCCGCCGGTGTGCTGTCCGACATCCTGGACCGGCGCCGTTTCCTCATCGGCGTGCAGGTGCTGCTGGGCGCCGTCAGCGGCACGCTGCTGGTGCTGGCCCAGACGAACACGCTGACCGTGGAGTATCTCGTGGCCCTGACCTTTGTAGGCGGCATCGGTGCCGCCCTCATGGGCCCGACCTGGCAGTCCATCGTGCCCGAGCTGGTGCCGCGCAGCGAGCTCAAGAGCGCCGTGGCGCTGAACTCCCTGGGCATCAACATCGCCCGTGCCATCGGTCCGGCGGCCGGAGGCCTGCTGCTGGCCAGTTTCGGCGCCGCTGCGGCCTACGGTCTCGACGTGCTCAGCTATGTGTTCGTGATTGCCGCCCTCATCTGGTGGAAACGTCCCAAGGCCGAGGCCTCGGCGCTCAACGAGCAGTTCTTCGGCGCCTTCCGGGCCGGTGTGCGCTATGCCCGTGCCAGCCGCGAGCTGCATGTGGTGCTGCTGCGCGCTGCGGTCTTTTTCCTGTTCGCCAGTTCGGTCTGGGCCTTGCTTCCCCTGGTGGCACGCCGCATGCTGGGTGGCACGGCCGGTTTCTACGGTGTGATGCTGGGCGCCGTAGGTGCCGGTGCCATCCTGGGGGCCGTGCTGCTGCCCAAGCTGCGCAAGCGCCTCGACACCGACGGTCTGGTGTTGCTGGCTTCTGTGGTGACGGCCTTGGTCATGGGCGCGCTGACCCTGGCGCCGCCCCAGTGGGCTGCCGTGGCGCTGATGCTGGTGCTGGGTCTGGGCTGGATTGTTGCGCTGACCACGCTCAACGGCGTGGCCCAGGCGGTGTTGCCCAACTGGGTACGTGGCCGGGGTCTTGCCATCTACCTCATGGTGTTCAACGGCGCCATGGCCCTGGGCAGCCTGGGCTGGGGCCTGATCGCCGGCCAGCTGGGACTGCCGGTCACGTTGCTGATCGGAGCCGTGGGCCTGGTGCTGGTGTCCCTGGTCTTCCACCGCGTCAAGCTGCCCACCGGCGAAGCCGATCTGCAGCCGTCCAACCACTGGCCCGAGCCTTTGCTGGCCGACCCCCTGGCCCACGACCGTGGTCCGGTCATGATTCAGATCGAGTACCGGATTGCCAATCAAGACCTGGTCGCCTTTTTCCAAGCCATGCAGCAGGTAGCCCAGGAGCGCCGTCGTGACGGTGCCTATGCCTGGGGCGTGGCCGAGCACACTGGTGAGCCGGGCCGGGTGATCGAGTGGTTCCTGGTTGAATCCTGGGCCGAGCATCTGCGCCAGCATGGTCGTGTGTCCAAGGCCGACGCCGATCTGCAGGCCGCCGCTTTGCGCTACCACCAGGGGCCGGACAAGCCCGTGGTCCACCACTTCCTGGCGCTCGATGCGCGCAGCGCCCAGCAGGCAACGGTGTCCCCTGCCCACTGA
- a CDS encoding DoxX family protein — protein MDALRSAATAPWVQSLALLCLCAAYLQGGWRKARDFRGAVAEVKALGLTPAAPVAATTLVLQLAGSVLIITGWYRWLGALALAGFTVLAALLADRFWAASQADRQRAANAFFEHWGLVGGMLLVAWHDLGGSHAG, from the coding sequence ATGGACGCGCTGCGTTCCGCTGCCACCGCACCCTGGGTGCAGTCGCTGGCCCTGTTGTGCCTGTGCGCGGCCTACCTGCAGGGGGGCTGGCGCAAGGCGCGGGATTTTCGCGGCGCTGTAGCCGAGGTGAAGGCTCTGGGTCTGACCCCGGCCGCCCCCGTCGCAGCGACCACCCTGGTGCTGCAGCTAGCGGGCTCGGTCCTGATCATCACGGGCTGGTACCGCTGGCTGGGGGCCCTGGCCCTGGCCGGATTCACCGTGCTGGCAGCCTTGCTGGCCGACCGTTTCTGGGCAGCGTCGCAGGCCGATCGCCAGCGTGCTGCCAATGCATTTTTTGAACACTGGGGCCTGGTCGGCGGCATGTTGCTCGTCGCCTGGCACGATCTCGGAGGCTCCCATGCCGGATAG
- a CDS encoding amidohydrolase yields MTQPTTPDLILFNGRFTTLDRSNPTATAVAVSQGRFSAVGSDREVLPLAGPQTKRIDLGGRSALPGLIDNHLHLIRGGLNFNMELRWDGVKSLTDAMAMLKAQVDVTPAPQWVRVVGGFTEHQFVEKRLPTLAELNAVAPDTPVFILHLYDRALLNAAALRAVGYTKDTPEPPGGQILRDSAGNPTGLLLAKPNASILYATLAKGPKLPRDYQVNSTRHFMRELNRLGVTGAIDAGGGMQNYPDDYDVIQELADADQLTIRLAYNLFTQKPKEEKDDFLRWTSSSQYKQGTDYFRHNGAGEMLVFSAADFEDFRQPQPELAPGMEGELEEVVRILAQNRWPWRMHATYDETIDRALNVFEKVNEDIPLAGLNWFFDHAETISEKSIDRIAALGGGVAVQHRMAYQGEYFVERYGAAAAEATPPVKRMLEKGVNVSAGTDATRVASYNPWVSLSWLVTGKTVGGLQLTPERNCLTRDQALSMWTENVTWFSNEQGKKGRIQVGQLADLIVPDRDFFACPESDIADTSALLTVVGGKVVYGAGAFADFDESAPPLAMPDWSPVRTFKGYGAWGVQEGAPLQSVMRNAAANCGCASSCNMHGHAHATAWSSKLPVADLKGFWGALGCACWAV; encoded by the coding sequence ATGACCCAGCCCACCACCCCCGACCTGATCCTGTTCAACGGCCGCTTCACCACCTTGGACCGCAGCAACCCCACGGCCACGGCCGTGGCCGTGAGCCAGGGCCGCTTCAGCGCCGTCGGCAGCGACCGCGAGGTCCTGCCCCTGGCCGGCCCGCAGACCAAGCGCATCGATCTGGGCGGGCGCAGTGCGCTGCCCGGGCTCATCGACAACCACCTGCACCTGATCCGCGGCGGCCTGAACTTCAACATGGAACTGCGCTGGGACGGCGTCAAGAGCCTGACCGACGCCATGGCCATGCTCAAGGCCCAGGTGGACGTGACCCCTGCGCCCCAGTGGGTGCGCGTGGTGGGCGGTTTCACCGAGCACCAGTTCGTGGAAAAGCGCCTGCCCACGCTGGCCGAGCTGAATGCCGTGGCACCCGACACCCCGGTCTTCATCCTGCATCTGTACGACCGAGCCCTGCTCAACGCCGCCGCCCTGCGCGCCGTGGGCTACACCAAGGACACGCCCGAGCCGCCCGGTGGCCAGATCCTGCGCGACAGCGCCGGCAACCCCACGGGCCTGCTGCTGGCCAAGCCCAATGCGTCCATCCTCTACGCCACGCTGGCCAAGGGCCCCAAGCTGCCGCGCGACTACCAGGTCAATTCCACGCGCCACTTCATGCGTGAACTCAACCGCCTGGGCGTGACCGGCGCCATCGACGCGGGTGGTGGCATGCAGAACTACCCCGACGATTACGACGTGATCCAGGAGCTGGCCGATGCCGACCAGCTCACCATCCGCCTGGCCTACAACCTGTTCACACAAAAGCCCAAGGAAGAGAAGGACGACTTTCTGCGCTGGACCTCCAGCTCGCAGTACAAGCAGGGCACGGACTACTTCCGCCACAACGGCGCGGGCGAGATGCTGGTTTTCTCGGCCGCCGACTTCGAGGACTTCCGCCAGCCCCAGCCGGAGCTGGCTCCCGGCATGGAAGGCGAGCTCGAAGAAGTGGTGCGCATCCTGGCCCAGAACCGCTGGCCCTGGCGCATGCACGCCACCTACGACGAGACCATCGACCGCGCCCTCAATGTGTTCGAGAAGGTCAATGAAGACATCCCCCTGGCCGGCCTGAACTGGTTCTTCGACCACGCCGAAACCATCTCCGAAAAGTCCATCGACCGCATCGCGGCCCTGGGCGGCGGTGTGGCCGTGCAGCACCGCATGGCCTACCAGGGCGAGTATTTCGTCGAGCGCTACGGCGCTGCCGCGGCCGAGGCCACGCCTCCGGTCAAGCGCATGCTGGAAAAGGGCGTCAACGTGTCCGCCGGCACCGATGCCACCCGTGTCGCCAGCTACAACCCCTGGGTCTCGCTGTCCTGGCTCGTCACAGGCAAGACCGTGGGCGGCCTGCAGCTTACGCCTGAGCGCAATTGCCTGACCCGCGACCAGGCCCTGAGCATGTGGACCGAAAACGTCACCTGGTTCAGCAACGAACAGGGCAAGAAGGGCCGTATCCAGGTGGGCCAGCTGGCCGACCTCATCGTGCCCGACCGCGACTTCTTCGCCTGCCCCGAGTCCGACATCGCCGACACCTCGGCCCTGCTCACCGTGGTGGGCGGCAAGGTGGTCTACGGCGCTGGTGCCTTCGCCGACTTCGATGAATCGGCCCCGCCCCTGGCCATGCCCGACTGGTCGCCCGTGCGCACCTTCAAGGGCTATGGCGCCTGGGGTGTGCAGGAAGGTGCGCCGCTGCAGTCCGTGATGCGCAACGCGGCAGCAAACTGCGGTTGCGCCAGCAGCTGCAACATGCACGGCCATGCCCACGCCACGGCCTGGAGCAGCAAGCTGCCCGTGGCTGATCTCAAGGGCTTCTGGGGCGCCCTGGGCTGCGCCTGCTGGGCGGTCTGA